The window CACGGGTGGCGTCGACCAGTTCACGGACCGGGTCGGCGTCCCACCAGGCGAGGAAGTTGGTCGACGACGGCTTGCGGCCGATGCCGGCGCCCGTGGTGCTGGACAGCGTGGACACCGACGACGACCAGGCCTCGGCTCCGGGGCTGCCGGCGTAGACGTCGCCCGCGACCGCACGGCCGTTGTCGCAGCCGCAGGAGGCGTGGGACCAGATCACGGCGCCGGTACGGCCGTCGAGCATCGCGTCGGTCGGCTGGGAGGTGGACTCGGACGGGCGGTACACCTCGAGGCCGGCGCGGGCCGGGATGAGGTCGCCGACGTGCAGCGCGTCGCCGTGACCGAGGCCGCTGCGCCACATCAGGGTGCCGTTGTCGTTGATCGCCGCGGCGCCGTAGATGATCTCGTCCTTGCCGTCGGCGTCGGTGTCCGCGATCGACAGCTGGTGGTTGCCCTGGCCGTAGGCGCCGACGTTGCTGTTGCCCGAGTCGTAGGTCCAGCGGCTGGTCAGGGTGCCGTTGCGGAAGTCCCAGGCGGCGACCACGGCGCGGGTGTAGTAGCCACGGGCCATGATCAGGCTGGGCCGCTGCCCGTCGAGGTAGGCGGTGCCGGCCAGGAACCGGTCGACCCGGTTGCCGTAGCTGTCACCCCACGACGACACGGTGCCGCGGGCCGGCTTGTAATCGACCGTGGAGAGCGCGGCGCCGGTCTGGCCACTGAACATGGTCAGGTACTCGGGACCGGACAGGATGTAACCGGAGGAGTTGCGGTAGTCGGCGCTCGACGAGCCGATGGTGACGCCGGTGCCGGAGACCGTCCCGTCGGCGGTCTTCATCGCGATCTCCGCTTTGCCGTCGCCGTCGTAGTCGTACACCTGGAACTGGGTGTAATGCGCGCCCGCCCGGATGTTGCGGCCCAGGTCGATGCGCCAGAGACGGGTGCCCTGCAGGGTGTAGGCGTCGACGAAGACGTTGCCGGTGTACCCGGACTGCGAGTTGTCCTTGGAGTTGGACGGGTCCCACTTGACGAAGATCTCGTAGTCGCCGTCGCCGTCGGCGTCCCCGACCGAGGCGTCGTTGGCCGAGTAGGTGTAGGCGACGCCGTCCGGTGTGGTGCCACCGGCCGGGACCTGCAGCTTGACGTCGAGGTAGCCGTTGGCGAAGCTCAGCGACGCCGGCGAGTCGCCCTGTTCGGTGCCGTTGACGACGGCCCGGACCGTGTAGGAGGCGCCGGCGGCCGCACCGGAGTCGAGGTAGTTCGTCGAGTTGGTGATCGGCGACGAGTTCACCTTGGTACCCGCGCGGTAGACGTTGAAGCCCGTCGACGACGCCTCGGTGCCGAGCAGCCGCCACGACACCAGGTTGGCGCTACCCGACCGGACGCTGATCACGCCGCGGTCTAGGTCCTCCATCTGGCGGCCGCCGGTGGCCGGGGGTGTCGTCGGGGTGGCGGTCGGCCCGGAGACGTGGTTGAACGACCACTGCTGGCGGGCGATGTCCGAGCAGGTCTCCTGCACGATCGGGTTGTTGCCGGCGGTGGAGCCGTCCTTGTTGCTGATGCACAGGCCGGTGGCGACGCTCTTGACCAGGAACTTCCCGGAGGCCGCGGTGGAGGCGGCGAAGGTCCAGAGCTGGTTGGTCTTCAGGCCGTCACCACAGCCGTACTGCTGGAGCTGAACGCCGGAGGTGGTGCTG of the Actinoplanes sichuanensis genome contains:
- a CDS encoding rhamnogalacturonan lyase family protein, with protein sequence MSFSSRTRRVLLAVAVPTVAVPVGIVVVSLLPAAAATTPVAGGVYTLASGSSGKCVDVTGASTDNSALLVQVACNAAATDQQWTAVARAGGQFNLANGNSGRCIDVPSSSTTSGVQLQQYGCGDGLKTNQLWTFAASTAASGKFLVKSVATGLCISNKDGSTAGNNPIVQETCSDIARQQWSFNHVSGPTATPTTPPATGGRQMEDLDRGVISVRSGSANLVSWRLLGTEASSTGFNVYRAGTKVNSSPITNSTNYLDSGAAAGASYTVRAVVNGTEQGDSPASLSFANGYLDVKLQVPAGGTTPDGVAYTYSANDASVGDADGDGDYEIFVKWDPSNSKDNSQSGYTGNVFVDAYTLQGTRLWRIDLGRNIRAGAHYTQFQVYDYDGDGKAEIAMKTADGTVSGTGVTIGSSSADYRNSSGYILSGPEYLTMFSGQTGAALSTVDYKPARGTVSSWGDSYGNRVDRFLAGTAYLDGQRPSLIMARGYYTRAVVAAWDFRNGTLTSRWTYDSGNSNVGAYGQGNHQLSIADTDADGKDEIIYGAAAINDNGTLMWRSGLGHGDALHVGDLIPARAGLEVYRPSESTSQPTDAMLDGRTGAVIWSHASCGCDNGRAVAGDVYAGSPGAEAWSSSVSTLSSTTGAGIGRKPSSTNFLAWWDADPVRELVDATRVDKYGTSADTRLLTASGVASNNSTKQTPAISGDLLGDWREEIVWRLSDSSALRIYSTPTVTDRRIHTLVHDSQYRVALAWQNTAYNQPPHPSFFLGDGMATPPQPNIYVR